In Arsenicicoccus dermatophilus, a genomic segment contains:
- a CDS encoding dienelactone hydrolase family protein, producing MATLREIDLTMPDGVCDAYLARPDEPGPHSPVLLIMDAIGLRPRIAEMARRLADDGYAVLAPNVHHRVGRQPLLDPALMSAERTAERHARIGELLSTLTPEDWDEDGPAYLARLRALGEISDEDVRVVGYCMGGALALRLAARCPDDVSVVCGFHAGHLVTGGADSPHLLLEDIQARLYFGFADQDATMTAAEIETLRLAAEDADCDYEGEVYPGARHGFTMSDLPAYDARATERHWEALLQVFDEA from the coding sequence ATGGCGACGCTTCGCGAGATCGACCTGACCATGCCCGACGGGGTCTGCGATGCCTACCTGGCCCGGCCTGACGAGCCCGGTCCCCACTCGCCGGTGCTGCTGATCATGGACGCGATCGGGCTGCGACCCCGGATCGCCGAGATGGCGCGGCGGCTCGCGGACGACGGCTACGCCGTGCTGGCGCCCAACGTCCATCACCGCGTCGGACGCCAGCCGCTCCTGGACCCGGCCCTGATGTCCGCCGAGCGCACCGCGGAGCGGCACGCCCGCATCGGCGAGCTGCTGTCCACCCTGACCCCCGAGGACTGGGACGAGGACGGCCCGGCCTATCTCGCCCGCTTGCGGGCGCTCGGCGAGATCAGCGACGAGGACGTGCGTGTGGTGGGCTACTGCATGGGCGGGGCGCTCGCGCTGCGGCTGGCGGCGCGCTGCCCCGACGACGTGTCGGTCGTGTGCGGCTTCCACGCGGGGCACCTGGTCACCGGCGGCGCGGACAGCCCGCACCTGCTGCTGGAGGACATCCAGGCGCGGCTCTACTTCGGGTTCGCCGACCAGGACGCCACGATGACGGCGGCCGAGATCGAGACCTTGCGCCTCGCGGCCGAGGACGCCGACTGCGACTACGAGGGCGAGGTCTATCCCGGAGCCCGGCACGGCTTCACGATGTCCGACCTGCCGGCCTACGACGCGAGGGCGACCGAGCGGCACTGGGAGGCGCTGCTGCAGGTCTTCGACGAGGCCTGA
- a CDS encoding transketolase-like TK C-terminal-containing protein, whose amino-acid sequence MIDVQDTAGPDAQERLAQQEHPEPRADGRPLSAGATVDGTALDAIAQRVLWLSCAIVDHANRGRPNTSGVKVGGHQASSASMVGIMTSLWFGGELRAEDRVSVKPHASPVLHAINYLLGDLDESYLPRLRDLGGLQSYPSRVKDPDRVDFSTGSVGIGATAPLWAAMSHRYLRDQFPETPLAGRFISLLGDAELDEGAVWEAITDPGARALGEVVWIVDLNRQSLDRIIPDVQIARLQGMFEAADWQVLTCTWGTQVTELFGRGEGGADLRTRLEDMPNEEYQRLLRSRPEELPDRVLGAAPSQALRELVGSLSEHELATAVRDLGGHDLPRLLETYRQIDDTRPTVIFAYTLKGRGLATEGHPGNHSALLTEQQLGDLAELSGMTLDDPWHRFDPGTPEAELVAQTARRLQRATPEPHPVETVPTELPWGHKAVTSTQAALGRFLSDLSRAAPEVGRRVVTVSPDVASSTNLGGWINKTGVWSPGERHDWFADDTERLLRWTEGSRGQHIELGIAEVNLVSLLGELGATWSRWGEPLVPIGTVYDPFVSRALEPWSYGMYAGGQSILVGTPSGVTLAPEGGAHQSISTPSIGLEQPGCTAWEPAFAQDLEWCLLDAISRIGRPDGRSAYLRLTTRPVDQSLADVSTDPALREERRRQVLAGGYRLRSHDQERVTLVGVGAIMPEVLAAADRLAELGIAAGVVCLTSPDRVFEALQARDELDADRGSAILDVILPRDRPAPLVTVQDGHPHTLAFLAAVRGDRTRHLGVTEFGQSSSVEQAYALHGIDVDSIVRAAAALAR is encoded by the coding sequence ATGATCGACGTCCAGGACACCGCCGGCCCCGACGCCCAGGAGCGCCTCGCGCAGCAGGAGCACCCGGAGCCCCGCGCGGACGGGCGTCCCCTGTCCGCCGGCGCCACCGTGGACGGGACCGCCCTGGACGCGATCGCCCAGCGGGTGCTGTGGCTGTCCTGCGCGATCGTCGACCACGCCAACCGCGGGCGTCCCAACACCTCCGGGGTCAAGGTCGGCGGTCACCAGGCGTCGAGCGCCTCCATGGTCGGGATCATGACCTCGCTGTGGTTCGGCGGCGAGCTGCGCGCCGAGGACCGGGTGAGCGTCAAGCCGCACGCCTCCCCCGTGCTGCACGCCATCAACTACCTGCTCGGCGACCTGGACGAGAGCTACCTGCCCCGGCTGCGCGACCTGGGCGGGCTGCAGAGCTATCCGAGCCGGGTCAAGGACCCCGACCGGGTGGACTTCTCCACGGGATCGGTCGGCATCGGGGCCACCGCCCCGCTGTGGGCCGCGATGTCCCACCGCTACCTGCGCGACCAGTTCCCCGAGACCCCGCTGGCCGGTCGCTTCATCTCGCTGCTGGGCGACGCCGAGCTCGACGAGGGGGCCGTGTGGGAGGCGATCACCGACCCCGGCGCCCGGGCGCTCGGCGAGGTCGTCTGGATCGTCGACCTCAACCGCCAGTCCCTCGACCGGATCATCCCCGACGTCCAGATCGCCCGGCTGCAGGGCATGTTCGAGGCCGCCGACTGGCAGGTGCTGACCTGCACCTGGGGCACCCAGGTCACCGAGCTCTTCGGGCGCGGCGAGGGTGGGGCGGACCTGCGCACCCGTCTGGAAGACATGCCCAACGAGGAGTACCAGCGACTCCTGCGCTCCCGCCCGGAGGAGCTGCCCGACCGGGTCCTGGGCGCCGCGCCCTCCCAGGCGCTGCGCGAGCTGGTGGGCTCCCTGTCCGAGCACGAGCTCGCCACCGCGGTGCGTGACCTCGGCGGCCACGACCTGCCCCGGCTGCTCGAGACCTACCGGCAGATCGACGACACCCGCCCGACGGTGATCTTCGCCTACACCCTCAAGGGGCGCGGCCTGGCCACCGAGGGCCACCCGGGCAACCACTCCGCGCTGCTCACCGAGCAGCAGCTCGGGGACCTGGCCGAGCTCTCCGGCATGACCCTGGACGACCCGTGGCACCGATTCGACCCGGGGACCCCGGAGGCCGAGCTCGTCGCGCAGACCGCCCGACGGCTGCAGCGCGCCACCCCCGAGCCGCACCCGGTCGAGACCGTCCCCACCGAGCTGCCCTGGGGCCACAAGGCCGTCACCTCGACCCAGGCCGCGCTGGGACGGTTCCTCTCCGACCTGTCACGCGCCGCGCCCGAGGTGGGTCGGCGCGTGGTCACGGTCAGCCCGGACGTGGCTTCCTCCACCAACCTCGGGGGGTGGATCAACAAGACCGGCGTGTGGTCGCCGGGCGAGCGGCACGACTGGTTCGCCGACGACACCGAGCGGCTCCTGCGCTGGACCGAGGGCTCCCGCGGGCAGCACATCGAGCTCGGCATCGCGGAGGTCAACCTGGTCAGCCTGCTCGGCGAGCTGGGAGCCACGTGGAGTCGCTGGGGCGAGCCTCTCGTCCCGATCGGCACGGTCTACGACCCCTTCGTGTCCCGCGCGCTCGAGCCCTGGTCCTACGGGATGTATGCCGGCGGCCAGTCCATCCTCGTGGGCACTCCCTCCGGCGTCACCCTCGCCCCCGAGGGCGGCGCGCACCAGTCCATCTCGACGCCGTCCATCGGCCTGGAACAGCCCGGGTGCACCGCCTGGGAGCCGGCCTTCGCCCAGGACCTGGAGTGGTGCCTGCTGGACGCCATCTCCCGAATCGGTCGACCCGACGGGCGTTCGGCCTACCTGCGCCTCACGACCCGACCCGTCGACCAGTCGCTGGCGGACGTCTCCACCGATCCCGCGCTGCGGGAGGAGCGGCGCCGTCAGGTCCTCGCGGGCGGCTACCGCCTGCGCTCGCACGACCAGGAGCGGGTGACACTCGTCGGGGTCGGCGCGATCATGCCCGAGGTGCTCGCCGCGGCCGACCGGCTGGCCGAGCTGGGGATCGCGGCCGGCGTGGTGTGCCTGACCAGCCCGGACCGGGTCTTCGAGGCGCTGCAGGCGCGCGACGAGCTGGACGCCGACCGGGGCAGCGCGATCCTGGACGTGATCCTCCCCCGCGACCGACCGGCTCCGCTGGTGACCGTGCAGGACGGGCACCCGCACACCCTGGCCTTCCTGGCCGCGGTGCGCGGCGATCGGACCCGGCACCTGGGGGTCACGGAGTTCGGGCAGTCGAGCAGCGTCGAGCAGGCCTATGCCCTGCACGGCATCGACGTGGACTCGATCGTGCGGGCCGCAGCGGCCCTCGCCCGCTGA
- a CDS encoding biotin/lipoyl-containing protein, translating into MLLKVTVNGTVYDVEVEVQEEPKPTLGAVLVGSMSAHGVTPTAAKAPASSSNALTANIAGTVVKVLVEDGQEVKEGETLLVLEAMKMETEVTAPKDGTIKAVDVAVGDAVQGGQVLVEWED; encoded by the coding sequence ATGTTGCTCAAGGTGACCGTCAACGGAACGGTCTACGACGTCGAGGTGGAGGTGCAGGAGGAGCCCAAGCCCACCCTGGGTGCGGTGCTCGTCGGCAGCATGTCCGCGCACGGCGTGACTCCCACCGCGGCCAAGGCCCCGGCCAGCTCCTCCAACGCCCTCACGGCCAACATCGCCGGCACCGTCGTCAAGGTGCTCGTCGAGGACGGCCAGGAGGTCAAGGAGGGCGAGACGCTCCTCGTCCTCGAGGCCATGAAGATGGAGACCGAGGTCACGGCCCCCAAGGACGGCACGATCAAGGCGGTCGACGTGGCCGTCGGCGATGCCGTCCAGGGCGGTCAGGTCCTCGTGGAGTGGGAGGACTGA
- a CDS encoding acyl-CoA carboxylase subunit beta, whose amino-acid sequence MTDAPKTMKDRIAELRERRAAVEAGGGEKRHAKQHEAGKKTARERVADLCDEGSFEEIGLFTEHRTTLFGMDKAVMPADGVVTGTATVFGRPVHVASQDFSVAGGSAGEMHSTKVAKTLHSALENGTPFVFINDSGGARVQEGIDSLSGYGKVFFQNVALSGVVPQISIIAGPCAGGAAYSPALTDFIIQTKGSRMFITGPDVIKSVTGEQVTAEELGGPQAHMNRSGVTHFVADDDEQAVLIAQKLLSFLPSNNTEEPPLVEGFDEVEPDESLDSVIPDDPKKGYDVREVIGKLVDGADFLEVHAGFAPNIVVGFARITGRTVGIIANQPNVMSGVLDIDSSDKGARFVRFCNAFNIPLVTLVDVPGFLPGVQQEYGGIIRHGAKMLFAYSSATVPKITVVLRKAYGGAYLAMCSKDLGADRVFAWPTAEIAVMGAEGAAGVVFRKEIADAEDPAAKRAELVQLYRDAFSTPYVSAARGLVDDIIEPAETRRHVARALEMLAGKRDMRPAKKHGLIPL is encoded by the coding sequence ATGACTGACGCACCCAAGACGATGAAGGACCGGATCGCCGAGCTGCGCGAGCGTCGCGCCGCCGTCGAGGCCGGTGGTGGCGAGAAGCGCCACGCCAAGCAGCACGAGGCCGGCAAGAAGACCGCGCGCGAGCGCGTCGCCGACCTGTGCGACGAGGGCAGCTTCGAGGAGATCGGGCTCTTCACCGAGCACCGCACCACGCTGTTCGGGATGGACAAGGCCGTCATGCCGGCCGACGGTGTCGTGACCGGCACCGCGACGGTCTTCGGCCGTCCGGTCCACGTCGCCAGCCAGGACTTCTCGGTGGCGGGCGGCTCCGCCGGCGAGATGCACTCCACCAAGGTCGCCAAGACCCTGCACTCGGCGCTGGAGAACGGCACGCCGTTCGTCTTCATCAACGACTCGGGCGGCGCCCGCGTCCAGGAGGGCATCGACTCGCTGTCCGGCTACGGCAAGGTGTTCTTCCAGAACGTCGCGCTGTCCGGCGTCGTGCCGCAGATCTCCATCATCGCCGGCCCCTGCGCCGGTGGTGCGGCCTACTCCCCCGCCCTGACGGACTTCATCATCCAGACCAAGGGCTCGCGGATGTTCATCACCGGCCCGGACGTCATCAAGTCCGTCACCGGCGAGCAGGTCACCGCCGAGGAGCTGGGCGGCCCCCAGGCTCACATGAACCGCTCGGGCGTCACCCACTTCGTGGCCGACGACGACGAGCAGGCCGTGCTCATCGCGCAGAAGCTCCTGAGCTTCCTGCCGAGCAACAACACCGAGGAGCCCCCGCTGGTCGAGGGCTTCGACGAGGTCGAGCCCGACGAGTCGCTGGACTCCGTCATCCCGGACGACCCCAAGAAGGGTTACGACGTCCGCGAGGTCATCGGCAAGCTCGTCGACGGCGCGGACTTCCTCGAGGTGCACGCCGGCTTCGCCCCCAACATCGTGGTCGGCTTCGCCCGCATCACGGGCCGCACGGTGGGCATCATCGCCAACCAGCCCAACGTCATGAGCGGTGTCCTGGACATCGACTCCTCCGACAAGGGCGCGCGCTTCGTGCGCTTCTGCAACGCCTTCAACATCCCGCTCGTGACCCTGGTGGACGTCCCCGGCTTCCTGCCCGGCGTGCAGCAGGAGTACGGCGGCATCATCCGCCACGGCGCGAAGATGCTGTTCGCCTACTCCTCGGCCACCGTCCCCAAGATCACGGTGGTGCTGCGCAAGGCGTACGGCGGTGCCTACCTGGCCATGTGCTCCAAGGACCTGGGCGCCGACCGCGTGTTCGCGTGGCCGACCGCCGAGATCGCCGTCATGGGCGCCGAGGGCGCGGCCGGAGTGGTCTTCCGCAAGGAGATCGCCGACGCCGAGGACCCTGCGGCCAAGCGGGCCGAGCTGGTGCAGCTCTACCGCGACGCCTTCTCGACGCCGTACGTCTCGGCCGCCCGCGGACTGGTCGACGACATCATCGAGCCCGCCGAGACCCGTCGTCATGTCGCCCGGGCCCTGGAGATGCTCGCCGGCAAGCGCGACATGCGTCCCGCCAAGAAGCACGGCCTGATCCCGCTGTGA
- a CDS encoding methylmalonyl-CoA carboxytransferase subunit 5S, with protein sequence MATEQRQIGVTELALRDAHQSLMATRMALEDMVGACEDIDQAGYWSVECWGGATFDACIRFLNEDPWERLRTFRKLLPNSRLQMLLRGQNLLGYRHYGDDVVDHFVEKAAENGMDVFRTFDALNDTRNVERAIAAVKKAGKHAQGTICYTTSPMHNVDVYLKQARELRDVGVDSIAIKDMAALLKPQPAFDLVQAIKSEMPDMQINVHCHATTGVTLVSLMKAIEGGADVVDTAISSLSLGPGHNPTESLQEMLEGTGFIADLDKVRLGHIKEHFAAVRPRYTQFMSAFNVETDIFDSQIPGGMISNMESQLKQQGAGDKLKEVLEEVPRVRKDAGYPPLVTPSSQIVGTQAVFNVLMGRYKVLTAEFADLMLGYYGSVMGELDPEVVEKAKTQTGKEPIDVRPGDLIGDEWDNLRKEAEGIEGFDGTDEDVLTYAMFPKVAPGFFKSRPEGPKNVGKDPAELEAEKAAAAMGDSKTGPVRVPIKYEISIDGKKHSVAVKPA encoded by the coding sequence ATGGCCACAGAGCAGCGACAGATCGGCGTGACGGAGCTGGCCCTGCGGGACGCCCACCAGAGTCTGATGGCGACCCGCATGGCCCTGGAAGACATGGTGGGTGCCTGCGAGGACATCGACCAGGCGGGCTACTGGTCCGTCGAGTGCTGGGGCGGGGCGACGTTCGACGCCTGCATCCGCTTCCTCAACGAGGACCCCTGGGAGCGGCTGCGCACCTTCCGCAAGCTCCTGCCCAACTCGCGGCTGCAGATGCTGCTGCGCGGACAGAACCTCCTGGGCTACCGCCACTACGGCGACGACGTCGTCGACCACTTCGTGGAGAAGGCCGCGGAGAACGGGATGGACGTCTTCCGCACCTTCGACGCCCTCAACGACACCCGCAACGTCGAGCGCGCGATCGCAGCCGTCAAGAAGGCCGGCAAGCACGCGCAGGGCACCATCTGCTACACCACGAGCCCGATGCACAACGTGGACGTCTACCTCAAGCAGGCGCGCGAGCTGCGCGACGTGGGCGTCGACTCCATCGCCATCAAGGACATGGCGGCCCTCCTCAAGCCCCAGCCGGCCTTCGACCTGGTCCAGGCGATCAAGTCCGAGATGCCGGACATGCAGATCAACGTGCACTGCCACGCGACCACCGGCGTCACCCTCGTGTCGCTGATGAAGGCCATCGAGGGCGGGGCCGACGTCGTCGACACCGCGATCTCCTCGCTGTCCCTCGGCCCGGGCCACAACCCGACCGAGTCGCTGCAGGAGATGCTCGAGGGCACCGGCTTCATCGCAGACCTCGACAAGGTGCGCCTCGGCCACATCAAGGAGCACTTCGCCGCGGTCAGGCCGCGCTACACGCAGTTCATGTCGGCGTTCAACGTCGAGACGGACATCTTCGACAGCCAGATCCCCGGCGGCATGATCTCCAACATGGAGTCCCAGCTGAAGCAGCAGGGCGCCGGTGACAAGCTCAAGGAGGTCCTGGAGGAGGTGCCGCGCGTGCGCAAGGACGCCGGCTACCCGCCCCTGGTGACGCCGTCCTCCCAGATCGTCGGCACGCAGGCCGTGTTCAACGTCCTCATGGGCCGCTACAAGGTCCTGACCGCCGAGTTCGCCGACCTGATGCTGGGCTACTACGGCTCGGTCATGGGCGAGCTCGACCCGGAGGTCGTGGAGAAGGCCAAGACGCAGACCGGCAAGGAGCCGATCGACGTGCGCCCCGGCGACCTCATCGGCGACGAGTGGGACAACCTCCGCAAGGAGGCCGAGGGCATCGAGGGCTTCGACGGCACCGACGAGGACGTCCTCACCTACGCGATGTTCCCCAAGGTCGCTCCCGGCTTCTTCAAGAGCCGCCCGGAGGGCCCCAAGAACGTCGGCAAGGACCCCGCCGAGCTCGAGGCCGAGAAGGCTGCCGCCGCCATGGGCGACAGCAAGACCGGCCCGGTCCGGGTGCCCATCAAGTACGAGATCTCCATCGACGGCAAGAAGCACTCCGTCGCCGTCAAGCCGGCCTGA
- a CDS encoding GGDEF domain-containing protein yields the protein MTERTDRQRPADLVERAWHLRNRDGDTAAVLVAEALRRDPSLAGPAAVVQASLAFGEQNFERALAVANSALSSPGGGAWRARLHLVLANVFAEVGEPLRAAGLFTQAITAADEAGDDQLVAQCLLDAALDEDDGDVQLRTFRRALVIFERLGDDEGIAYARIDVAHALADRQDLVEAAEQARLAGTAADRAGNTAVLAHARVLEAHACAQLGLRLQAMALTGEVARLMQHGARPGLEIDVTVETARVWQALGDADHMVALLEPLTPRADLADRQRIAITDLLAEAYAWRGDLVSAYWMLRAHVALRDDHEDALARRRAGALLVLHGVQQAEQEAADALERARRITEQLKDLSAEHRAAKESSIRDELTGLHNRRLLDERLRTDVASATPDRPVSLLLLDLDRFKDVNDTHGHVAGDQVLREVGRILLTQVRSTDVAARYGGEELAVLQPGTDLDAACTLAERLRAHIRETDWQSLLGTYARITVSVGAATSLGGESALDLLRRADDALYAAKSAGRDRVRQATPAA from the coding sequence ATGACAGAGCGCACCGACCGGCAGCGCCCTGCCGACCTGGTGGAGCGTGCCTGGCACCTGCGCAACCGCGACGGCGACACGGCGGCGGTCCTCGTCGCCGAGGCCCTGCGCCGCGACCCCAGCCTGGCCGGTCCGGCTGCCGTCGTCCAGGCCTCGCTGGCGTTCGGCGAGCAGAACTTCGAACGCGCCCTGGCCGTGGCCAACTCGGCCCTCTCCTCCCCGGGCGGTGGCGCCTGGCGAGCCAGGCTCCACCTGGTCCTGGCCAACGTCTTCGCCGAGGTGGGCGAGCCGCTGCGCGCCGCAGGCCTGTTCACCCAGGCGATCACGGCGGCCGACGAGGCCGGCGACGACCAGCTCGTGGCCCAGTGCCTGCTCGACGCCGCTCTGGACGAGGACGACGGGGACGTACAGCTGCGCACCTTCCGTCGGGCGCTGGTGATCTTCGAACGCCTCGGGGACGACGAGGGCATCGCCTACGCCCGCATCGACGTCGCCCACGCGCTCGCCGACCGTCAGGACCTGGTCGAGGCCGCGGAGCAGGCCCGCCTCGCCGGCACCGCGGCAGATCGGGCCGGCAACACCGCGGTCCTCGCCCACGCCCGGGTGCTCGAGGCCCACGCCTGCGCCCAGCTCGGCCTGCGGCTGCAGGCCATGGCCCTGACGGGCGAGGTGGCCCGGCTGATGCAGCACGGCGCCCGCCCGGGCCTGGAGATCGACGTGACCGTGGAGACGGCGCGCGTGTGGCAGGCCCTGGGCGACGCCGACCACATGGTCGCCCTCCTGGAGCCGCTCACGCCGCGGGCCGACCTGGCCGACCGGCAGCGCATCGCGATCACCGACCTGCTGGCCGAGGCCTATGCCTGGCGGGGAGACCTGGTCTCGGCGTACTGGATGCTCCGTGCCCACGTGGCGCTGCGGGACGACCACGAGGACGCCCTGGCCCGTCGGCGCGCGGGTGCCCTGCTCGTGCTCCACGGGGTGCAGCAGGCCGAGCAGGAGGCGGCCGACGCCCTGGAGCGGGCCCGGCGCATCACCGAGCAGCTCAAGGACCTCAGCGCCGAGCACCGCGCGGCCAAGGAGAGCTCGATCCGCGACGAGCTCACCGGCCTGCACAACCGGCGCCTCCTGGACGAGCGGCTGCGCACCGACGTGGCGTCGGCGACCCCGGACCGGCCGGTGAGCCTGTTGCTGCTCGACCTCGACCGGTTCAAGGACGTGAACGACACCCACGGGCACGTCGCCGGCGACCAGGTGCTGCGCGAGGTCGGCCGGATCCTGCTCACCCAGGTGCGGTCCACGGACGTGGCAGCGCGGTATGGCGGGGAGGAGCTCGCGGTGCTGCAGCCCGGGACCGACCTGGACGCGGCCTGCACGCTGGCCGAGCGGCTGCGCGCCCACATCCGGGAGACGGACTGGCAGTCGCTGCTCGGCACGTACGCCCGGATCACCGTCAGCGTGGGAGCCGCGACCTCCCTGGGCGGGGAGTCCGCGCTCGACCTCCTGCGGCGGGCCGACGACGCGTTGTATGCCGCGAAGTCCGCCGGCCGGGACCGGGTCAGGCAGGCCACGCCCGCCGCCTGA
- a CDS encoding glycerate kinase — protein sequence MSGTAPEVTAPVVLVACDKFKGTLVATQVAERIHAGVVDAAPQAEVRRVLVADGGDGTIDAALAAGFEAREITVAGPVGEPQRARYARRGGTVVVEMAETCGIVHLPRGELAPLTASSRGLGEAMRIALDEGCSELVLGIGGSASTDGGTGMLAALGVRLLDRAGHEIPDGAEGLDTLASVDLSGLHPRLREVAVTVACDVNNPLLGDRGTSAVFGPQKGVTAQLRPRVDAGLERLADLLTRATGRDERDRPGAGAAGGVGYAALQVLQATMRPGVELVLDLVGFPELASGADLVITGEGSLDEQSLMGKTPVGVAHACARAGVPVVAVCGRSLLGEGQAETAGIRRVYALTHLEPDTARCMTEAGPLLQELAALVTRDLLDGRV from the coding sequence ATGAGTGGCACCGCACCCGAGGTCACGGCACCTGTGGTCCTGGTGGCGTGCGACAAGTTCAAGGGCACCCTCGTCGCCACCCAGGTGGCCGAGCGGATCCACGCCGGGGTCGTGGACGCCGCACCTCAGGCCGAGGTGCGGCGTGTCCTGGTGGCGGACGGGGGGGACGGGACCATCGACGCGGCCCTGGCGGCCGGCTTCGAGGCACGTGAGATCACCGTCGCAGGGCCCGTCGGCGAGCCGCAGCGAGCCCGCTACGCGCGCCGTGGTGGGACCGTCGTCGTGGAGATGGCCGAGACCTGCGGCATCGTGCACCTTCCCCGCGGCGAGCTCGCCCCGCTCACGGCGTCCAGCCGGGGCCTGGGCGAGGCCATGCGGATCGCCCTCGACGAGGGCTGCTCGGAGCTGGTGCTCGGCATCGGCGGATCGGCCAGCACGGACGGCGGCACGGGCATGCTCGCCGCCCTCGGGGTCCGGCTGCTCGACCGCGCGGGCCACGAGATCCCCGACGGGGCCGAGGGACTCGACACCCTCGCGTCGGTGGACCTGTCCGGGCTGCACCCCCGGCTGCGCGAGGTGGCCGTCACGGTGGCCTGCGACGTCAACAACCCGCTCCTCGGTGACCGCGGCACGTCGGCGGTCTTCGGCCCGCAGAAGGGCGTGACCGCCCAGCTGCGACCCCGCGTCGACGCCGGCCTGGAGCGCCTCGCCGACCTGCTCACCAGGGCGACCGGGCGCGACGAGCGTGACCGGCCGGGAGCCGGTGCGGCCGGAGGCGTGGGCTACGCCGCGCTGCAGGTCCTGCAGGCGACGATGCGTCCCGGGGTGGAGCTGGTGCTGGACCTGGTGGGCTTCCCGGAGCTGGCGAGCGGAGCGGACCTGGTCATCACCGGCGAGGGCTCCCTGGACGAGCAGTCGCTCATGGGCAAGACGCCGGTGGGCGTGGCCCATGCCTGCGCCCGTGCGGGCGTGCCCGTGGTCGCCGTCTGCGGCCGCAGCCTCCTCGGCGAGGGGCAGGCGGAGACCGCAGGCATCCGGCGGGTCTACGCCCTCACCCACCTGGAGCCGGACACCGCTCGCTGCATGACCGAGGCTGGGCCGCTGCTCCAGGAGCTCGCGGCGCTGGTGACCCGCGACCTGCTGGACGGCCGCGTCTGA
- a CDS encoding 2-hydroxyacid dehydrogenase, whose translation MSKVVITNKIPQSAVDALKAEHDVVFYHDADECITREAMLEAVKGADAVVTLLTERVDDEFLDAAGDQLKVVANVAVGYNNIDVPALEKRGVTGTNTPKVLTETTADTAFGLMLMVTRRFGEGERVIRSRTPWQWGMFYMLGMGLQDKTLGIVGMGQIGIAMARRAKAFGMDVIYVDAYELDAEIAEELGARKVEMDELLAESDVVSLHCPLLDSTKHLMDADAFRKMKKTAYLVNSARGPIVDEAALVAALEAGEIAGAGLDVFEDEPTVHEGLLGRDDVVLLPHLGSATIETRTAMADLAAENVLNVLAGKAPVTPVTKA comes from the coding sequence GTGAGCAAGGTCGTCATCACCAACAAGATCCCGCAGTCTGCCGTCGACGCCCTCAAGGCCGAGCACGACGTCGTCTTCTACCACGACGCCGACGAGTGCATCACCCGTGAGGCCATGCTGGAGGCCGTCAAGGGCGCCGACGCCGTCGTCACCCTGCTGACCGAGCGCGTGGACGACGAGTTCCTCGACGCCGCCGGCGACCAGCTCAAGGTCGTCGCCAACGTCGCCGTGGGCTACAACAACATCGACGTCCCGGCGCTGGAGAAGCGTGGTGTCACCGGCACCAACACCCCCAAGGTGCTCACCGAGACCACCGCGGACACGGCCTTCGGCCTGATGCTCATGGTCACCCGCCGGTTCGGCGAGGGCGAGCGCGTCATCCGCTCCCGCACCCCCTGGCAGTGGGGCATGTTCTACATGCTCGGCATGGGCCTGCAGGACAAGACGCTCGGCATCGTCGGCATGGGCCAGATCGGCATCGCGATGGCCCGCCGCGCCAAGGCCTTCGGCATGGACGTCATCTACGTCGACGCCTACGAGCTGGACGCCGAGATCGCCGAGGAGCTCGGCGCCCGCAAGGTCGAGATGGACGAGCTGCTGGCCGAGTCGGACGTGGTCTCGCTGCACTGCCCGCTGCTCGACTCCACCAAGCACCTGATGGACGCCGACGCCTTCCGCAAGATGAAGAAGACCGCCTACCTGGTCAACTCCGCCCGCGGCCCGATCGTCGACGAGGCCGCCCTGGTGGCCGCGCTCGAGGCGGGCGAGATCGCCGGCGCCGGCCTCGACGTCTTCGAGGACGAGCCGACCGTGCACGAGGGCCTCCTCGGGCGCGACGACGTCGTCCTGCTGCCCCACCTGGGGTCCGCGACGATCGAGACGCGCACCGCGATGGCCGACCTGGCCGCCGAGAACGTCCTCAACGTGCTGGCCGGCAAGGCCCCCGTCACCCCGGTGACCAAGGCCTGA